In the genome of Sinobacterium caligoides, one region contains:
- a CDS encoding LysR family transcriptional regulator, translating into MQAWQGIDEFVSVVEQGSFTKAGQQLQVSTAHVSRSINALEKRLAVKLLHRSTRQVSTTATGQIYYQQCRQLLDGLLDANRTVNQLNTTPSGLIKITAPIYYGERIIAPLFNRLLQQYPDIELDLQLSNHNVELISEGFDLAIRLGSLADSSLMARRIGSRHFDVVASKSYFARCGQPHTIDELNQHNCLRGISDHWHFDVDGRRKDLRIHGSWRCNSGLAVARAAMDGIGIAQLPHYYTDNAVEDGRLMRVLEQHRPHSEGIWAVYPQNRHLSTKLRVVIDFLAAELGEQR; encoded by the coding sequence ATGCAGGCCTGGCAGGGAATCGACGAATTTGTCAGCGTGGTCGAACAGGGCAGCTTTACCAAGGCCGGCCAGCAGCTACAGGTCTCCACGGCCCATGTCAGCCGTAGCATCAACGCGCTTGAAAAACGCCTCGCAGTCAAGCTATTACACCGTTCGACACGCCAAGTCAGCACCACCGCCACCGGGCAGATCTATTACCAGCAATGCCGACAGCTACTCGACGGGTTACTCGATGCCAACCGGACGGTGAATCAGCTAAACACCACCCCCAGCGGGCTGATCAAAATTACCGCGCCAATCTACTACGGCGAGCGCATCATCGCCCCGTTGTTCAACCGACTATTACAGCAATACCCCGATATCGAGCTCGACCTGCAACTCAGCAACCACAATGTCGAGCTTATTAGCGAAGGCTTCGACCTCGCCATCCGCCTCGGCTCTCTCGCCGACTCCTCGCTGATGGCACGGCGCATCGGCTCGCGCCATTTCGATGTAGTCGCTTCAAAGTCGTACTTCGCACGCTGTGGTCAGCCCCATACCATCGACGAGCTGAATCAGCACAACTGCCTGCGCGGCATCAGCGACCACTGGCACTTCGATGTCGACGGTCGTCGCAAAGACCTTCGCATCCACGGCAGCTGGCGCTGCAACAGCGGTCTAGCCGTCGCAAGAGCCGCGATGGACGGCATCGGCATTGCCCAACTCCCCCACTACTATACCGACAACGCCGTCGAGGACGGGCGGCTCATGCGAGTGTTAGAGCAGCACCGCCCACACAGTGAGGGGATCTGGGCCGTCTATCCACAGAATCGTCATCTGTCGACCAAGCTACGTGTGGTCATCGACTTCTTGGCCGCTGAACTGGGAGAACAAAGATGA
- a CDS encoding alpha-ketoglutarate-dependent dioxygenase AlkB family protein, whose amino-acid sequence MNNDLFASDEGIALLDNNGAVTYWPNLLPSEQADALLKELLQNSYWQQEQIQMYGQQHQQPRLTCWYGSYGVSAASGYRQLTQPQPFSPGLLALKECIETRTGYRYNSVLANLYRDGRDSVGYHADDEAILGDRPTIASYSLGATRRFLLKHRRGEANNLGIDLPHNSLLLMTAPLQQHWQHAIGKTRRPVGERINLTFRWLQPGYNR is encoded by the coding sequence ATGAACAATGATCTGTTTGCTAGCGACGAGGGCATCGCATTACTCGACAACAACGGTGCGGTCACCTACTGGCCTAACCTACTGCCGAGCGAACAAGCCGATGCCTTGCTCAAGGAACTATTACAAAACAGCTACTGGCAGCAAGAGCAAATCCAGATGTATGGGCAGCAGCATCAGCAACCTCGGCTCACCTGCTGGTATGGCAGCTATGGCGTCAGCGCTGCCAGCGGCTATCGACAGCTGACTCAACCGCAGCCATTCAGCCCAGGCCTGTTAGCGTTGAAGGAGTGTATTGAGACGCGCACCGGCTACCGCTACAACAGTGTGTTAGCGAACCTCTATCGCGATGGCCGTGACAGCGTCGGCTATCATGCCGACGATGAGGCGATCCTGGGTGACCGACCAACGATTGCCTCCTACAGCCTCGGAGCCACACGACGCTTTCTACTGAAGCATCGACGCGGCGAGGCCAACAACCTCGGCATCGACTTGCCACACAATAGCCTGCTATTGATGACGGCACCGCTACAGCAACACTGGCAACATGCCATCGGCAAAACACGGCGACCAGTGGGCGAGCGTATCAACCTCACCTTCCGCTGGTTACAACCTGGGTATAACCGTTAG
- a CDS encoding NADH:flavin oxidoreductase: MSEYLQKCFSTAKINGLSLRNRVIKAATFEGMSRDGVPGEGLINFHRRIAQGGVAMTTIGYCSAEADGRVTDQMLYMDEQIKPQLQRLIAEVQQCGSKVSGQLSHCGNFSKNRQFQGRRPLGPSFGINSVGIAAGMPFAGSLSIAEIKERVQTFARAARFMKDTGFDAIEIHFGHGYGISQFISPRTNKRTDEYGGSLANRMRFALEVLAAVREAVGDDYPLLGKISMMDGVSDGIKIDDAVEIAKMLDRGGIDALVCSGGTSSMNPMLLFRGDSLLHGMIEQEKNPVMRMGLKMVGPKLFRHYPYEDTYFIAQAQRIRDAVACNVVYIGGCNSNRDIERVMAAGFDFVQLGRGLIYDPDFVRHAMADANYKNGCSHCNKCATLIEHPDGIRCTER, encoded by the coding sequence ATGTCCGAGTACCTGCAAAAATGTTTTTCAACGGCGAAGATTAACGGCTTGTCGTTGCGCAATCGCGTGATCAAGGCGGCGACGTTTGAGGGAATGAGCCGTGATGGCGTGCCCGGTGAGGGGCTGATTAACTTTCATCGTCGCATTGCCCAGGGTGGGGTGGCGATGACCACCATTGGCTATTGCTCGGCGGAGGCCGACGGCCGAGTGACCGATCAGATGCTGTATATGGATGAGCAGATCAAGCCGCAGTTACAGCGGCTTATTGCAGAGGTTCAACAGTGCGGCAGTAAGGTCTCGGGGCAGCTCTCCCACTGTGGCAATTTCTCCAAAAACCGCCAGTTTCAGGGGCGTCGGCCGCTGGGGCCATCGTTTGGTATTAACTCTGTGGGGATTGCCGCGGGAATGCCGTTTGCTGGCTCGCTGAGCATCGCGGAGATTAAAGAGCGAGTACAGACCTTTGCGCGCGCGGCGCGTTTTATGAAAGATACTGGCTTTGATGCGATCGAGATCCACTTCGGTCACGGTTATGGCATCAGCCAATTCATTAGCCCGCGCACTAACAAGCGCACCGACGAATACGGCGGTAGTCTGGCCAATCGCATGCGCTTCGCCTTAGAGGTGCTGGCGGCGGTGCGCGAGGCCGTCGGCGATGATTATCCGTTGCTGGGGAAAATTAGCATGATGGACGGTGTCAGCGACGGCATCAAGATCGATGATGCCGTCGAGATTGCCAAGATGTTGGATCGTGGTGGTATCGACGCGCTGGTTTGCAGCGGTGGTACCAGTAGCATGAACCCGATGTTGTTGTTCCGCGGCGATAGTCTGTTGCACGGTATGATCGAGCAGGAAAAGAACCCCGTCATGCGCATGGGACTGAAGATGGTGGGGCCCAAGTTGTTTCGACATTACCCCTATGAGGACACCTATTTTATCGCCCAGGCGCAGCGCATCCGAGATGCGGTTGCCTGTAACGTGGTCTATATCGGTGGTTGTAATAGCAACCGTGATATCGAGCGAGTGATGGCGGCGGGCTTTGACTTTGTGCAGCTTGGTCGGGGGTTGATTTACGATCCGGACTTTGTTCGCCATGCGATGGCAGATGCGAACTATAAGAATGGCTGCAGTCATTGCAATAAGTGTGCGACGCTGATTGAGCACCCCGACGGCATTCGCTGTACCGAACGGTGA
- a CDS encoding TetR/AcrR family transcriptional regulator: protein MASAQPPSTVRRSQAQRRAETRAKVLRSACLLFGRQGYHQTSLEDIAQHGGVTIRPIYHYFGNKLKLFAAVTEQTESRILTALDSIDPRASIPPLDQGLSRFLELCLDPAFRQIVLLDSPSVLGRQRWSSSAVTLRAQQQIAILLDQQQPPISRGQGLLIGRLLIANFAEIALFIAEADDFETAKNEAEALLRRSFNALLSSPQ from the coding sequence ATGGCCTCAGCTCAGCCGCCGTCGACGGTACGCCGCAGTCAGGCGCAACGTCGCGCCGAGACCCGCGCCAAAGTATTGCGCAGCGCCTGCCTACTGTTTGGACGCCAGGGCTATCACCAAACCTCTTTAGAGGATATCGCCCAACACGGCGGCGTCACTATTCGCCCCATTTATCACTACTTTGGCAACAAGCTAAAGTTATTTGCCGCCGTGACCGAACAGACCGAATCGCGTATCCTCACCGCCCTCGATAGCATCGATCCGCGCGCCAGCATTCCTCCCCTCGATCAGGGGCTCTCCCGCTTCCTAGAGCTTTGCCTCGACCCCGCTTTCCGACAGATCGTCTTGCTTGACAGCCCCAGCGTCCTGGGGCGCCAACGCTGGTCCAGCTCCGCCGTCACCTTACGCGCGCAACAACAGATCGCTATACTGCTCGACCAACAACAACCCCCTATCAGCAGAGGACAAGGATTGTTAATCGGTCGATTATTAATCGCCAACTTTGCCGAGATTGCGCTATTTATTGCCGAGGCCGATGACTTCGAAACCGCCAAAAATGAAGCGGAGGCGCTGTTGCGACGCAGCTTCAACGCACTATTAAGCAGCCCACAATAA
- a CDS encoding 1-acyl-sn-glycerol-3-phosphate acyltransferase, with protein sequence MSWTLPPNLPRAGNKFSQKLFQRLFALAGWKLEGTMPDRAKMVVAVAPHTSNWDFPVAICLVLGLGLRIRFIGKHTLFNPVSGWLFRRLGGSPVDRSSNHGVVQQVADEFTSSKQMIFALSPEGTRAHVERWRSGFLHIAKTADVPVLMVTLNYHRKAIKVGKLYQIDDIDSCLATIQQDAQHDAGI encoded by the coding sequence ATGTCCTGGACTCTCCCTCCTAACCTGCCTCGTGCGGGCAATAAGTTCTCTCAGAAGCTATTTCAACGCTTGTTCGCCCTCGCCGGCTGGAAGCTAGAAGGAACAATGCCGGATCGCGCAAAGATGGTCGTCGCTGTCGCCCCACACACCTCCAACTGGGACTTCCCGGTCGCCATCTGTCTCGTCCTCGGACTCGGGCTGCGCATCCGTTTCATCGGTAAACATACACTATTCAACCCCGTTAGCGGTTGGCTGTTCCGTCGCCTTGGCGGCAGCCCCGTCGACCGCAGCAGCAATCACGGTGTCGTCCAACAAGTCGCCGACGAGTTTACCAGCAGCAAACAAATGATCTTTGCGCTATCTCCCGAGGGCACTCGCGCCCACGTCGAGCGCTGGCGCAGCGGCTTCCTACACATCGCCAAAACCGCCGACGTGCCTGTACTCATGGTAACGCTCAACTATCACCGCAAGGCAATTAAAGTCGGTAAACTCTATCAGATCGACGATATCGACAGTTGTCTCGCCACCATTCAGCAGGATGCACAGCACGACGCCGGCATTTAA
- a CDS encoding SDR family oxidoreductase: MQAKPLNILITGANRGIGLELSRLYQQQGARVYACCRSRSAPLEALGVQVIEGIDVSSDDSVRELAAQLQGIQIDLLINNAGIFLNESLEQMNYNSIEQQFAVNALGPLRVTHALLANLAAGSKVAMITSRMGSIADNESGQYYGYRMSKAALNAASMSLTQDLKPRNISVGIYHPGYVATEMVGGRGDISPDVAAKRLATLFEQQCLASSGEFRHSNGEVLPW, translated from the coding sequence ATGCAAGCAAAGCCCTTAAACATCCTCATCACCGGTGCCAACCGCGGTATCGGCCTCGAACTCAGCCGCCTCTATCAACAACAGGGCGCCCGCGTCTACGCCTGCTGCCGCAGCCGCTCCGCGCCTCTCGAAGCACTCGGCGTACAAGTCATAGAAGGCATCGATGTCAGCTCTGACGATAGCGTGCGTGAACTGGCAGCACAACTACAAGGCATCCAGATTGACCTGCTGATCAATAACGCAGGTATCTTTCTGAACGAGTCGTTAGAACAGATGAATTATAATAGCATCGAGCAACAATTCGCCGTCAACGCGCTTGGGCCGCTGCGGGTGACCCACGCACTACTAGCTAATTTAGCCGCAGGCAGCAAAGTCGCGATGATTACCAGCCGCATGGGCTCGATCGCCGACAACGAATCAGGGCAGTACTACGGCTACCGCATGTCCAAAGCTGCTCTCAATGCTGCATCCATGTCGCTGACGCAGGATTTGAAACCCCGCAATATCAGCGTAGGTATCTATCACCCAGGTTATGTGGCCACAGAGATGGTCGGTGGTAGAGGTGACATCTCCCCCGATGTCGCCGCGAAGCGTTTAGCTACACTATTTGAACAACAATGCTTGGCGAGCAGCGGCGAGTTTCGTCACTCTAACGGGGAAGTGCTTCCTTGGTAG
- a CDS encoding extracellular solute-binding protein produces the protein MYLVRTTIAVMLFLTGVSQAAFADEPKRELNLYNWSDYLAEDTLEKFTAETGITVNLTTFEEEEEMRDALDSGTKDYDLVVVALDYMAKSLMAQKYVFKPLNKDLLPNLSNMDQKAMAYVGEKDPFNNFGVPYLWGTIGIGYDAKMVNKIFAGKAPTDSWAMLFEVANLKKLSQCGVAFVDSPDEVLPLIINYLGGDPNTADKSVYSGMAQERLNQIAPYVTFNTDQIDPLVEGEYCAVLGWSGDVLYAAELAEEADAPVDIQYSLPKEGASTWYDMFAIPKNSSHVAEAHEFINFMMKPEIIAEVSNYIWYPNSNAKAKPFMDEEILNDKNIYPTAEMADKLYLIMVASKRLHKHQLKIWNEAAGK, from the coding sequence ATGTATTTAGTAAGAACAACCATAGCGGTAATGTTATTTCTAACGGGAGTAAGTCAGGCAGCATTTGCTGATGAGCCGAAGCGAGAACTGAACCTTTATAATTGGTCAGATTATCTAGCGGAAGACACCCTAGAGAAATTTACTGCAGAGACGGGCATTACTGTTAATCTCACCACTTTCGAGGAAGAGGAGGAGATGCGCGACGCGCTGGACTCGGGGACCAAGGACTACGATTTGGTGGTGGTGGCACTGGATTATATGGCGAAGAGCTTGATGGCTCAAAAGTATGTTTTTAAGCCTTTAAATAAAGACCTTCTGCCCAATCTGAGTAATATGGATCAGAAGGCGATGGCTTATGTGGGCGAGAAAGATCCGTTCAATAACTTTGGCGTCCCCTATCTTTGGGGCACGATTGGCATTGGCTACGATGCCAAGATGGTCAACAAGATCTTCGCCGGCAAGGCACCGACAGATTCTTGGGCGATGTTATTCGAAGTGGCCAACCTGAAGAAGCTGAGCCAATGCGGTGTTGCCTTTGTGGATAGCCCCGATGAGGTGTTACCGCTCATCATTAACTATCTCGGCGGTGATCCTAACACTGCTGATAAGTCGGTATATTCTGGTATGGCGCAAGAGCGCCTGAATCAGATTGCCCCCTATGTTACCTTCAACACTGATCAAATCGATCCGCTGGTAGAGGGCGAGTACTGCGCGGTGCTGGGTTGGTCGGGCGATGTATTGTACGCGGCAGAGTTGGCGGAAGAAGCGGATGCCCCGGTCGATATTCAATATTCCCTTCCCAAGGAAGGCGCCTCTACCTGGTATGATATGTTCGCCATTCCGAAGAATTCAAGCCATGTCGCCGAGGCACATGAGTTTATCAACTTCATGATGAAACCAGAAATTATTGCCGAGGTGAGCAACTATATTTGGTACCCGAACAGTAACGCTAAAGCCAAACCGTTTATGGATGAAGAAATTCTTAACGATAAGAATATTTATCCAACGGCAGAGATGGCAGATAAGCTATATCTGATCATGGTGGCTTCTAAGCGCTTACATAAGCATCAGTTGAAGATCTGGAATGAGGCTGCTGGAAAGTAG
- a CDS encoding glycosyltransferase has protein sequence MMQKLLIIGYVWPEPNSSAAGTRMMTLIKLFLERGWQLRFASPAQRGGHEVDLAALGVASDEIALNNISFDHYVADYSPDMVLFDRFMMEEQFGWRVEQCCPSALRVLDTEDLHFLRDARHRALKRGRSVEAGDYCSDMAKREVAAIFRSDLTLMISSVECELLTSQFSVPPSLLLYSPFMLPPPRPLEALPAFEQRRHFISIGNFRHAPNWDAVLQLKQKVWPLIRRQLPEAELHIYGAYPPKKATELHQPKQGFLVKGWAEDAQQVVSDSRVLLAPLRFGAGQKGKLVEAMQCGTPSVTTSVGAEAMASLEGWPGAVCDDWQDFADAAVALYRGEGWQQSRLRGRALLSDRYDAQQLGDALMAKVTELAASIEQHRQSNFIGLMLRHHHHKSTQYMAQWIEAKNRQS, from the coding sequence ATGATGCAAAAGTTACTTATTATTGGTTATGTTTGGCCGGAGCCGAATTCGTCAGCGGCGGGTACCCGCATGATGACGCTGATAAAGCTGTTTCTCGAGCGAGGTTGGCAGCTGCGCTTTGCCAGCCCAGCACAGCGGGGGGGGCACGAGGTTGATCTTGCTGCGCTTGGCGTGGCGAGTGATGAAATAGCATTGAACAATATTAGCTTTGACCACTATGTGGCTGATTACTCGCCAGATATGGTGCTGTTTGATCGTTTCATGATGGAGGAGCAGTTCGGCTGGCGGGTTGAACAGTGCTGCCCTTCTGCGCTACGCGTGCTGGATACTGAAGATCTGCACTTCTTGCGTGATGCGCGCCATCGGGCGCTTAAGCGGGGGCGTAGCGTAGAGGCTGGTGATTATTGCAGCGATATGGCGAAGCGAGAGGTGGCAGCGATCTTCAGGAGTGATTTAACGCTGATGATCTCCAGTGTTGAATGTGAGTTATTGACGAGCCAGTTTTCGGTACCGCCATCTTTGTTGTTGTATAGCCCCTTCATGTTGCCACCACCACGGCCACTTGAAGCGTTACCGGCTTTTGAGCAGCGCCGTCACTTTATCTCTATTGGTAACTTTCGTCACGCGCCTAACTGGGATGCTGTGTTGCAACTCAAGCAAAAAGTTTGGCCGTTAATTCGTCGTCAGCTACCGGAGGCGGAACTGCATATTTATGGTGCTTATCCACCGAAGAAGGCCACCGAGCTGCATCAACCCAAGCAGGGTTTTTTAGTTAAGGGTTGGGCTGAGGATGCGCAGCAAGTCGTATCAGACAGCAGGGTGTTGTTGGCGCCCTTACGTTTTGGGGCAGGGCAGAAAGGTAAGTTGGTGGAGGCGATGCAGTGTGGTACGCCGAGTGTGACGACGAGCGTGGGGGCCGAAGCGATGGCTAGTCTGGAGGGTTGGCCGGGCGCGGTCTGTGATGACTGGCAAGACTTTGCCGACGCCGCTGTTGCGTTGTACCGAGGTGAGGGCTGGCAGCAAAGTCGCTTGCGTGGGCGGGCGCTGTTGTCTGATCGTTATGATGCGCAACAGCTTGGCGATGCTTTGATGGCGAAAGTCACCGAATTAGCTGCTAGTATAGAGCAGCATCGACAGAGTAATTTCATTGGTCTAATGTTACGCCACCATCACCATAAGAGTACTCAGTACATGGCGCAGTGGATCGAGGCAAAGAATCGACAAAGTTAA
- a CDS encoding sodium-dependent transporter, translating to MVARERFTSRFRFLMVVTGSVVGLGNIWSFPTQTATNGGIIYVGVYFLMALFLAYPVLMVEMIIGRYTGANILTALQSTARGRASRFFAGMIGFSANLAALMVLAFYCIVAGTLLSWMAASFFSMFDIHIDWLHDSSLRRNVLFAGLFMLAAILISGQGLVRGLERWSVRLMPGLLILLLIMAAYVLSEPGSQEGLKAYLSPDVSHLYSADIYISAMGQAFFSLSLGIGIMVIYGSYLQPEFNLPKLGLGIILIDTVAALLAGLVILPALYVAYYQGINVFDGGVLVGGMELVFGIMPKIFDGLGAWGAVVAFSFYGMLSVAALTSAISALEVPVSYACERMYFDRWLSVIIMAGLAFCFTCLILFNIRWLFEGVHFLTTSVLEPAVGLACCLFLGWVWRRDQLLEAVASENADFAESLFWRLWPSYVRFICPVLIVLVLFNKW from the coding sequence ATGGTAGCAAGAGAAAGATTTACTTCTCGTTTCCGTTTCTTAATGGTCGTGACAGGCTCCGTTGTGGGGTTGGGCAATATCTGGAGCTTTCCTACGCAAACTGCGACTAACGGTGGCATTATTTATGTCGGCGTTTATTTTCTTATGGCGCTGTTTCTTGCCTATCCCGTGTTGATGGTGGAGATGATTATAGGGCGCTATACCGGTGCGAATATATTAACGGCCCTGCAAAGCACTGCCAGAGGACGAGCGAGTAGGTTTTTTGCCGGGATGATTGGCTTTTCGGCGAATCTTGCTGCTCTGATGGTACTCGCCTTTTATTGTATTGTGGCGGGCACGCTGTTGTCTTGGATGGCGGCGAGCTTCTTCTCCATGTTTGATATCCATATTGACTGGTTACATGACAGTAGCTTGAGGCGAAATGTATTGTTTGCAGGCCTATTCATGTTGGCGGCGATACTGATCAGTGGCCAAGGGTTGGTGCGCGGTCTCGAGCGCTGGTCGGTACGATTGATGCCGGGTTTATTGATACTGCTGTTGATCATGGCAGCCTATGTGCTCTCCGAGCCTGGGTCGCAAGAGGGGCTCAAGGCCTATTTAAGTCCAGATGTTTCTCATTTGTACAGTGCTGATATCTATATTTCGGCGATGGGACAAGCATTTTTCTCGCTGTCGTTGGGGATTGGCATCATGGTGATTTACGGCTCCTATCTACAGCCTGAATTTAATCTGCCGAAATTGGGCTTGGGTATTATTCTGATCGATACGGTGGCTGCGTTATTGGCTGGCCTGGTCATCTTGCCTGCCCTCTATGTTGCCTATTATCAGGGGATCAATGTTTTTGACGGTGGTGTGTTGGTGGGCGGCATGGAGTTGGTTTTTGGCATTATGCCGAAGATCTTCGATGGGCTAGGGGCGTGGGGTGCAGTGGTGGCGTTTAGTTTTTATGGCATGTTGAGCGTGGCAGCACTGACCTCGGCGATTTCGGCGCTAGAGGTGCCTGTGAGCTATGCCTGTGAGCGCATGTACTTCGATCGCTGGTTGTCGGTGATCATAATGGCAGGACTTGCTTTTTGTTTTACCTGTCTGATCCTGTTTAATATACGCTGGCTCTTCGAAGGCGTACACTTCCTCACTACTAGTGTTCTTGAACCTGCCGTCGGCTTAGCTTGTTGCTTGTTTCTTGGTTGGGTATGGCGCCGAGATCAGCTGTTGGAGGCGGTGGCTTCGGAGAATGCCGATTTCGCCGAAAGCCTGTTTTGGCGCCTCTGGCCAAGTTATGTACGCTTCATCTGTCCGGTGCTGATTGTCTTAGTGCTGTTTAATAAATGGTGA
- a CDS encoding glutathione S-transferase: MPQLPILYSFRRCPYAMRARLAIIYSFSYLQRPLELREVVLKHKPPALLAASPKATVPVLVDANQAVVAESIDIMHWALRQADPDNWLRSDNDEQQRDIQRLINHNDHEFKYWLDRYKYADRHPEHEASYYRQQAELFIASLEQRLQQSRFLIDDQASLADTAIMPFIRQFAHVDRCWFDRQPYPQLQHWLSNWLDSPLFTAIMKKYPAWQEGDAITPFPVAAAD; the protein is encoded by the coding sequence GTGCCCCAGCTTCCTATCTTATACAGTTTTCGTCGCTGCCCCTACGCCATGCGCGCACGCTTAGCGATTATCTATAGCTTTAGCTACCTGCAGCGGCCGCTTGAACTCCGCGAGGTCGTACTCAAGCATAAACCACCGGCCCTCCTCGCAGCCTCCCCTAAGGCCACCGTTCCCGTGCTCGTCGACGCCAATCAGGCTGTCGTTGCCGAGAGTATCGACATCATGCACTGGGCACTGCGCCAAGCCGACCCAGATAATTGGTTAAGGAGCGACAACGATGAGCAGCAGCGCGACATTCAAAGACTCATTAATCACAACGACCATGAGTTTAAGTATTGGTTAGACCGCTACAAGTACGCCGACCGTCACCCCGAACACGAAGCCTCCTACTACCGACAGCAGGCCGAACTATTTATAGCAAGCCTAGAGCAACGCCTGCAACAGTCACGCTTCCTCATCGACGATCAAGCCAGCCTCGCCGACACCGCAATCATGCCCTTCATACGCCAGTTTGCTCACGTCGATAGGTGCTGGTTTGATCGCCAACCCTATCCTCAACTGCAACATTGGTTGAGCAACTGGCTAGATAGTCCTTTATTCACCGCCATCATGAAGAAGTATCCCGCCTGGCAAGAGGGCGACGCCATAACACCGTTCCCTGTCGCTGCCGCCGACTAA
- a CDS encoding mechanosensitive ion channel family protein gives MMIKNNQRAGRPAFYTLLLTVLLCAFYSPFSLAQAELISDGGEAITQFAELIRWSGVITSFFIIIIAWFLLRLVHQFVARISSQFVQRRLMLQKVETIFQFFVYIATALAVFNLSLRVDDRVLALIGGTLAVSVGFAMKDLVASFIAGIMIMLDRPFQVGDRVTFDGQYGDIISIGLRSVRMNTLNDDIVTIPNNKFLSESTVSGNFGDLMMHVGIDFHIGLDQDVELAETIIHEAAASSRYIYNPKPITVIVSQQVLGSYLTVTLRLKAYVLDTRYEKKFETDINLRVLREFQRLGVKPPAVLHRSLDEIALQGGQSDES, from the coding sequence ATGATGATTAAAAATAATCAGCGCGCCGGACGTCCAGCGTTTTATACACTGTTGCTAACGGTACTGCTGTGCGCCTTCTACAGCCCGTTTAGTTTGGCTCAGGCGGAATTAATCTCTGACGGTGGTGAGGCGATAACGCAGTTTGCAGAGTTGATTCGTTGGTCGGGGGTGATCACTTCATTCTTTATTATTATAATCGCATGGTTTCTACTGCGGCTTGTACATCAGTTTGTGGCGCGCATCAGCAGCCAGTTTGTGCAGCGACGCTTGATGTTGCAGAAGGTTGAAACAATCTTTCAATTCTTTGTCTACATCGCGACGGCTCTAGCGGTGTTTAATTTGAGTTTGCGCGTCGATGATCGTGTGCTCGCCTTGATCGGCGGTACGTTGGCCGTGTCCGTCGGTTTCGCGATGAAAGATTTGGTGGCCTCTTTCATTGCCGGCATTATGATTATGTTAGATCGGCCGTTCCAGGTGGGGGATCGAGTGACATTCGACGGCCAATACGGCGATATTATCTCGATTGGTCTGCGTTCGGTACGAATGAATACGCTCAACGATGATATTGTTACCATCCCCAATAATAAGTTTTTGAGTGAGTCGACAGTCAGCGGTAATTTCGGCGACTTGATGATGCATGTAGGAATCGATTTTCACATCGGTTTAGATCAAGATGTCGAGCTGGCCGAGACGATCATCCATGAGGCGGCGGCGAGTAGTCGCTACATTTACAACCCCAAGCCTATAACTGTGATCGTGTCGCAACAGGTGTTGGGGAGTTATTTAACGGTGACGCTGCGTTTGAAAGCTTATGTGTTGGATACCCGCTATGAGAAGAAGTTCGAGACCGATATTAATCTACGGGTACTGCGTGAATTTCAGCGCCTAGGAGTAAAGCCGCCAGCGGTACTACATCGTAGCCTCGACGAGATAGCGTTGCAGGGCGGACAGAGCGATGAGTCATGA